A single region of the Leptodactylus fuscus isolate aLepFus1 chromosome 5, aLepFus1.hap2, whole genome shotgun sequence genome encodes:
- the MEST gene encoding mesoderm-specific transcript homolog protein, whose amino-acid sequence MKEWWIQVGLITVPLLAVYLHIPPPNLSPALFTWRSSGAFFTFQEQRIFYRDSGGAVGSSDVVVILHGFPTSSYDWYKVWEGLTQRFQRVIALDFLGFGFSDKPRFHRYSIFEQASIVEALISHLGLSDQKVNLLSHDYGDTVAQELLYRYEHRRQAHINIGSLCLSNGGIFPETHHPRLIQKLLKDGGIFSPVLTRLMNFYFFSKGISEVFGPYTQPSEMEYWDMWTALRTNDGNLVVDSILQYINQRRKHRDRWVGALSNTSIPLHLIYGPLDPVNPHPEFLDQYRKLIPKSTFTVLDDHISHYPQLEDPTGFLNAYLNFINSF is encoded by the exons ATGAAggaatggtggattcaggtgggGCTGATCACGGTTCCTCTACTTGCGGTTTACCTGCATATTCCTCCACCTAACCTCTCCCCGGCACTCTTCACATGGAGGTCATCTGGCGCATTTTTCACATTCCAAGAACAACGGATCTTTTATAGAG ACTCTGGGGGAGCCGTGGGAAGCTCAGATGTTGTGGTTATTTTACATGGATTCCCAACATCAAGCTATGACTGGTACAAG GTTTGGGAAGGGCTAACACAAAGATTCCAAAGAGTGATTGCTCTGGACTTTCTAGGATTTGGTTTTAGTGACAAGCCA cgattTCACCGCTATTCCATTTTTGAGCAAGCTAGTATTGTAGAAGCTCTGATAAGTCATCTTGGATTGAGTGATCAAAAAGTGAACTTACTTTCTCACGACTATGGTGATACAGTCGCCCAGGAATTGCTTTATAG ATATGAACACCGAAGACAAGCACACATTAACATCGGGAGTTTGTGCCTCTCTAATGGAG GAATCTTCCCAGAGACCCATCATCCCAGATTAATTCAAAAG CTCTTGAAAGATGGTGGAATATTTTCACCGGTACTAACCCGGCTTATGAACTTTTACTTCTTTAGCAAAGG AATCAGTGAGGTATTTGGTCCTTATACACAGCCTTCAGAAATGGAATATTGGGATATGTGGACTGCTCTCAGGACCAACGATGGTAATCTAGTGGTAGACAG TATTTTACAGTATATAAACCAGCGCAGAAAGCACAGAGACCGCTGGGTGGGAGCTTTATCCAATACATCAATTCCAC TACACCTAATTTATGGACCACTGGATCCAGTCAATCCTCATCCTGAATTCTTGGATCAGTACAG GAAACTGATTCCAAAGTCAACCTTTACCGTGCTGGATGATCACATCAGTCACTACCCCCAACTGGAGGATCCCACTGGTTTCCTGAATGCCTATCTAAATTTTATCAATTCATTTTGA